Proteins from a genomic interval of Toxotes jaculatrix isolate fToxJac2 chromosome 5, fToxJac2.pri, whole genome shotgun sequence:
- the slc1a2b gene encoding excitatory amino acid transporter 2b isoform X3 has product MPKQVEVRMHESHLEPIEARPQSRCAKICSKMFKNLLLTLTVLGVILGAVAGMLLRVASPIHPDIVMVIAFPGDILMRMLKMLILPLIISSLITGLAGLDAKSSGRLGTRAMVYYMTTTVIAAILGVILVLVIHPGNPKLKENLGEGEKNDDVSSLDAFFDLIRNLFPENLVQACFQQIQTVTKKVEVIVEEDVNATTMEGLVANVTKEPQFIIKKSLQFKSGMNVLGLIGFFIAFGICMGKMGEKARLMIEFFNILNEIVMKLVIMIMWYSPFGIACLICGKIISIKDLEVVARQLGMYMVTVIIGLIIHGAIFLPSIYFVIVRKNPFTFFLGIFQAWITALGTASSAGTLPVTFRCLEENLGIDKRVTRFVLPVGATINMDGTALYEAVAAIFIAQMNGVHLDPGQIVTVSLTATLASVGAASIPSAGLVTMLLILTAVGLPTQDISLLVAVDWLLDRFRTSVNVVGDSYGAGIVYHMSKAELEELDAHTAKSDDIEMMTKTQSYYDDMKNHHENNSNQCVLTATDTTTATTTANNSVVVDECKVTSATNGSAAECTLVEEEPWKHE; this is encoded by the exons GTGTGATCTTGGGAGCTGTAGCAGGGATGTTGCTTCGCGTTGCCTCCCCAATCCACCCAGATATTGTCATGGTGATTGCGTTTCCTGGAGATATCCTGATGAGGATGCTGAAGATGCTGATCCTGCCACTTATCATCTCCAGTTTAATCACAG GTCTGGCCGGTTTGGACGCCAAATCTAGCGGTCGCCTGGGCACCAGAGCTATGGTCTACTACATGACCACCACTGTGATTGCTGCTATCCTGGGAGTCATCCTGGTGTTAGTCATCCACCCTGGCAACCCCAAACTGAAGGAGAATCTGGGCGAGGGCGAGAAAAATGATGATGTGTCCAGCTTGGATGCCTTCTTTGATCTGATCAGGAACCTGTTCCCAGAGAACCTGGTGCAGGCTTGTTTCCAACAG ATCCAGACGGTCACAAAGAAGGTGGAGGTGATTGTTGAGGAGGATGTCAATGCCACTACCATGGAGGGACTGGTGGCAAACGTGACCAAGGAGCCTCAGTTCATCATCAAAAAGTCCCTGCAATTCAAAAGTGGCATGAATGTTTTGG GTCTGATTGGTTTCTTTATTGCATTTGGCATCTGCATGGGCAAGATGGGAGAGAAGGCCAGACTCATGATTGAATTCTTCAACATCCTCAATGAGATTGTGATGAAACTTGTCATCATGATCATGTG GTACTCTCCCTTTGGTATTGCCTGTCTGATCTGTGGTAAGATCATTTCCATCAAGGACCTGGAAGTGGTGGCCAGGCAGTTGGGAATGTACATGGTGACTGTAATTATTGGCCTCATCATCCACGGAGCAATCTTCCTGCCCAGCATCTACTTTGTTATCGTCAGGAAAAACCCCTTCACCTTCTTCCTGGGTATCTTCCAAGCCTGGATCACTGCCCTGGGTACAGCCTCCAG TGCTGGTACACTTCCTGTCACCTTCCGTTGTCTGGAGGAAAATCTTGGTATTGACAAAAGAGTCACTCGTTTCGTGCTCCCAGTCGGGGCCACTATCAACATGGATGGAACTGCTCTGTATGAGGCTGTGGCTGCCATCTTCATTGCCCAAATGAACGGTGTCCACCTTGACCCGGGTCAGATTGTCACTGTCAG TCTGACAGCCACTCTGGCCAGCGTTGGAGCAGCCAGTATTCCCAGTGCCGGCCTGGTGACTATGCTCTTGATCCTGACTGCTGTAGGCCTGCCAACCCAAGACATCAGTCTGCTGGTTGCTGTTGACTGGCTGCT ggATCGATTCAGGACCTCAGTGAATGTGGTGGGTGACTCCTACGGTGCAGGCATCGTGTACCACATGTCCAAGGCAGAGCTTGAAGAGCTGGACGCGCACACGGCTAAATCCGACGACATCGAAATGATGACGAAGACCCAGTCTTATTACGACGACATGAAGAACCACCACGAAAACAATTCCAACCAGTGCGTCTTAACTGCTACCGATACCACAACCGCTACCACCACTGCTAACAATTCTGTCGTAGTAGATGAATGCAAG GTAACCTCAGCCACTAACGGCTCTGCAGCGGAGTGCACGCTTGTTGAGGAGGAACCATGGAAACATGAATAA
- the slc1a2b gene encoding excitatory amino acid transporter 2b isoform X2: protein MPKQVEVRMHESHLEPIEARPQSRCAKICSKMFKNLLLTLTVLGVILGAVAGMLLRVASPIHPDIVMVIAFPGDILMRMLKMLILPLIISSLITGLAGLDAKSSGRLGTRAMVYYMTTTVIAAILGVILVLVIHPGNPKLKENLGEGEKNDDVSSLDAFFDLIRNLFPENLVQACFQQIQTVTKKVEVIVEEDVNATTMEGLVANVTKEPQFIIKKSLQFKSGMNVLGLIGFFIAFGICMGKMGEKARLMIEFFNILNEIVMKLVIMIMWYSPFGIACLICGKIISIKDLEVVARQLGMYMVTVIIGLIIHGAIFLPSIYFVIVRKNPFTFFLGIFQAWITALGTASSAGTLPVTFRCLEENLGIDKRVTRFVLPVGATINMDGTALYEAVAAIFIAQMNGVHLDPGQIVTVSLTATLASVGAASIPSAGLVTMLLILTAVGLPTQDISLLVAVDWLLDRFRTSVNVVGDSYGAGIVYHMSKAELEELDAHTAKSDDIEMMTKTQSYYDDMKNHHENNSNQ, encoded by the exons GTGTGATCTTGGGAGCTGTAGCAGGGATGTTGCTTCGCGTTGCCTCCCCAATCCACCCAGATATTGTCATGGTGATTGCGTTTCCTGGAGATATCCTGATGAGGATGCTGAAGATGCTGATCCTGCCACTTATCATCTCCAGTTTAATCACAG GTCTGGCCGGTTTGGACGCCAAATCTAGCGGTCGCCTGGGCACCAGAGCTATGGTCTACTACATGACCACCACTGTGATTGCTGCTATCCTGGGAGTCATCCTGGTGTTAGTCATCCACCCTGGCAACCCCAAACTGAAGGAGAATCTGGGCGAGGGCGAGAAAAATGATGATGTGTCCAGCTTGGATGCCTTCTTTGATCTGATCAGGAACCTGTTCCCAGAGAACCTGGTGCAGGCTTGTTTCCAACAG ATCCAGACGGTCACAAAGAAGGTGGAGGTGATTGTTGAGGAGGATGTCAATGCCACTACCATGGAGGGACTGGTGGCAAACGTGACCAAGGAGCCTCAGTTCATCATCAAAAAGTCCCTGCAATTCAAAAGTGGCATGAATGTTTTGG GTCTGATTGGTTTCTTTATTGCATTTGGCATCTGCATGGGCAAGATGGGAGAGAAGGCCAGACTCATGATTGAATTCTTCAACATCCTCAATGAGATTGTGATGAAACTTGTCATCATGATCATGTG GTACTCTCCCTTTGGTATTGCCTGTCTGATCTGTGGTAAGATCATTTCCATCAAGGACCTGGAAGTGGTGGCCAGGCAGTTGGGAATGTACATGGTGACTGTAATTATTGGCCTCATCATCCACGGAGCAATCTTCCTGCCCAGCATCTACTTTGTTATCGTCAGGAAAAACCCCTTCACCTTCTTCCTGGGTATCTTCCAAGCCTGGATCACTGCCCTGGGTACAGCCTCCAG TGCTGGTACACTTCCTGTCACCTTCCGTTGTCTGGAGGAAAATCTTGGTATTGACAAAAGAGTCACTCGTTTCGTGCTCCCAGTCGGGGCCACTATCAACATGGATGGAACTGCTCTGTATGAGGCTGTGGCTGCCATCTTCATTGCCCAAATGAACGGTGTCCACCTTGACCCGGGTCAGATTGTCACTGTCAG TCTGACAGCCACTCTGGCCAGCGTTGGAGCAGCCAGTATTCCCAGTGCCGGCCTGGTGACTATGCTCTTGATCCTGACTGCTGTAGGCCTGCCAACCCAAGACATCAGTCTGCTGGTTGCTGTTGACTGGCTGCT ggATCGATTCAGGACCTCAGTGAATGTGGTGGGTGACTCCTACGGTGCAGGCATCGTGTACCACATGTCCAAGGCAGAGCTTGAAGAGCTGGACGCGCACACGGCTAAATCCGACGACATCGAAATGATGACGAAGACCCAGTCTTATTACGACGACATGAAGAACCACCACGAAAACAATTCCAACCA GTAA
- the slc1a2b gene encoding excitatory amino acid transporter 2b isoform X1: protein MPKQVEVRMHESHLEPIEARPQSRCAKICSKMFKNLLLTLTVLGVILGAVAGMLLRVASPIHPDIVMVIAFPGDILMRMLKMLILPLIISSLITGLAGLDAKSSGRLGTRAMVYYMTTTVIAAILGVILVLVIHPGNPKLKENLGEGEKNDDVSSLDAFFDLIRNLFPENLVQACFQQIQTVTKKVEVIVEEDVNATTMEGLVANVTKEPQFIIKKSLQFKSGMNVLGLIGFFIAFGICMGKMGEKARLMIEFFNILNEIVMKLVIMIMWYSPFGIACLICGKIISIKDLEVVARQLGMYMVTVIIGLIIHGAIFLPSIYFVIVRKNPFTFFLGIFQAWITALGTASSAGTLPVTFRCLEENLGIDKRVTRFVLPVGATINMDGTALYEAVAAIFIAQMNGVHLDPGQIVTVSLTATLASVGAASIPSAGLVTMLLILTAVGLPTQDISLLVAVDWLLDRFRTSVNVVGDSYGAGIVYHMSKAELEELDAHTAKSDDIEMMTKTQSYYDDMKNHHENNSNQCVLTATDTTTATTTANNSVVVDECKVQLMLTDIETCI, encoded by the exons GTGTGATCTTGGGAGCTGTAGCAGGGATGTTGCTTCGCGTTGCCTCCCCAATCCACCCAGATATTGTCATGGTGATTGCGTTTCCTGGAGATATCCTGATGAGGATGCTGAAGATGCTGATCCTGCCACTTATCATCTCCAGTTTAATCACAG GTCTGGCCGGTTTGGACGCCAAATCTAGCGGTCGCCTGGGCACCAGAGCTATGGTCTACTACATGACCACCACTGTGATTGCTGCTATCCTGGGAGTCATCCTGGTGTTAGTCATCCACCCTGGCAACCCCAAACTGAAGGAGAATCTGGGCGAGGGCGAGAAAAATGATGATGTGTCCAGCTTGGATGCCTTCTTTGATCTGATCAGGAACCTGTTCCCAGAGAACCTGGTGCAGGCTTGTTTCCAACAG ATCCAGACGGTCACAAAGAAGGTGGAGGTGATTGTTGAGGAGGATGTCAATGCCACTACCATGGAGGGACTGGTGGCAAACGTGACCAAGGAGCCTCAGTTCATCATCAAAAAGTCCCTGCAATTCAAAAGTGGCATGAATGTTTTGG GTCTGATTGGTTTCTTTATTGCATTTGGCATCTGCATGGGCAAGATGGGAGAGAAGGCCAGACTCATGATTGAATTCTTCAACATCCTCAATGAGATTGTGATGAAACTTGTCATCATGATCATGTG GTACTCTCCCTTTGGTATTGCCTGTCTGATCTGTGGTAAGATCATTTCCATCAAGGACCTGGAAGTGGTGGCCAGGCAGTTGGGAATGTACATGGTGACTGTAATTATTGGCCTCATCATCCACGGAGCAATCTTCCTGCCCAGCATCTACTTTGTTATCGTCAGGAAAAACCCCTTCACCTTCTTCCTGGGTATCTTCCAAGCCTGGATCACTGCCCTGGGTACAGCCTCCAG TGCTGGTACACTTCCTGTCACCTTCCGTTGTCTGGAGGAAAATCTTGGTATTGACAAAAGAGTCACTCGTTTCGTGCTCCCAGTCGGGGCCACTATCAACATGGATGGAACTGCTCTGTATGAGGCTGTGGCTGCCATCTTCATTGCCCAAATGAACGGTGTCCACCTTGACCCGGGTCAGATTGTCACTGTCAG TCTGACAGCCACTCTGGCCAGCGTTGGAGCAGCCAGTATTCCCAGTGCCGGCCTGGTGACTATGCTCTTGATCCTGACTGCTGTAGGCCTGCCAACCCAAGACATCAGTCTGCTGGTTGCTGTTGACTGGCTGCT ggATCGATTCAGGACCTCAGTGAATGTGGTGGGTGACTCCTACGGTGCAGGCATCGTGTACCACATGTCCAAGGCAGAGCTTGAAGAGCTGGACGCGCACACGGCTAAATCCGACGACATCGAAATGATGACGAAGACCCAGTCTTATTACGACGACATGAAGAACCACCACGAAAACAATTCCAACCAGTGCGTCTTAACTGCTACCGATACCACAACCGCTACCACCACTGCTAACAATTCTGTCGTAGTAGATGAATGCAAGGTACAATTAATGCTTACGGACATAGAGACTTGTATTTAA